In a genomic window of Streptomyces sp. NBC_01231:
- a CDS encoding 2Fe-2S iron-sulfur cluster-binding protein codes for MAPAPATTSSAVTLKINGEKHTLSVDHRTTLLDALRERLDLTGTKKGCDQGQCGACTVLLDGRRAVSCLQLAVAAEGREITTIEGMAEGDRLHPVQQAFLDLDGYQCGYCTPGQICSAVAVIEEHAAGWPSAVTDDVSPEAGPPPLSAEEIRERMSGNLCRCGAYVSIVEAVARAAGNATTEATA; via the coding sequence ATGGCTCCAGCCCCCGCGACGACATCCAGTGCCGTCACTTTGAAGATCAACGGCGAGAAGCACACGTTGTCCGTCGACCACCGCACCACCCTGCTCGACGCCCTGCGCGAGCGCCTCGACCTGACCGGCACCAAGAAGGGCTGTGACCAGGGGCAGTGCGGGGCCTGCACGGTTCTGCTCGACGGTCGCCGGGCCGTGTCCTGTCTCCAACTCGCCGTGGCCGCCGAGGGACGCGAGATCACCACCATCGAGGGCATGGCCGAGGGCGACCGACTGCACCCCGTGCAGCAGGCGTTCCTCGACCTCGACGGCTACCAGTGCGGCTACTGCACGCCGGGCCAGATCTGTTCGGCCGTCGCGGTGATCGAGGAGCACGCGGCCGGCTGGCCGAGCGCCGTCACCGACGACGTCAGTCCCGAGGCCGGGCCACCACCCCTGAGCGCCGAGGAGATCCGGGAGCGGATGAGCGGCAACCTGTGCCGCTGCGGCGCGTACGTGTCGATCGTCGAAGCGGTCGCCCGCGCGGCCGGCAACGCGACCACGGAGGCGACGGCATGA
- a CDS encoding xanthine dehydrogenase family protein molybdopterin-binding subunit has translation MTTAPTARKNAVGTAHTRVEGRDKVTGAARYAAEIPFAELAHGWLVSSTVARGRIRSVEDGPVLAMPGVVAVLHHGNAPRVETGYVGMLGVPDPTAAVFQHDRVPHLGWPVALVVADTSEQAREAAEALVVHYEQEPHDVDFSGEHPDAYPVDSHGPAVAEKGDLEAELAASAVVVDAEYTTPEEHHNPMEPHAATARWDGGRLELVDSNQGTFWVASELAKMFSLDPASIRVRSEHVGGGFGSKGVRAHQVAAVMAATELHRPVRVIMTRRQMFSLAGYRSPTRQRLRLGADADGRLRALEHRSLSATSTVHEFIESAAGPARTMYDADAHHTANRLVRLDVPTPTWMRAPGEAPGSFALESAVDELAEKCGLDPIELRARNDPETGPVSGLPFSGRNLIACFREGARRFGWADRDPRPGLRRDGRWLLGTGTAAASFPAGAGPSTAAVTAEADGTFTVRVNAADIGTGARTALTLVAADALVTAPEHVRVRIGDSDLGPAFIAGGSMGTRSWAWAVTIAAEELRERLALGADIPPEGITVRSDTTEAIGALSQKERHSFGAQFAEVAVDPATGEVRVRRMLGIFAAGRIVNPLTARNQFVGGMTWGISMALHEEAVRDQASGGHYGADLAGYHVAAHADVPAIEADWIDDPDPDDPVGIKGIGEIGIVGAAAAVANAVWHATGVRHRDLPIRPDRVLLAGGHA, from the coding sequence ATGACCACCGCTCCCACGGCGCGCAAGAACGCTGTCGGCACCGCCCACACCCGTGTCGAGGGCCGGGACAAGGTCACCGGAGCCGCCCGCTACGCGGCGGAGATCCCGTTCGCCGAACTCGCCCACGGCTGGCTGGTGTCGTCCACCGTCGCCCGCGGCCGGATCCGCTCGGTGGAGGACGGTCCGGTCCTCGCCATGCCGGGCGTGGTCGCCGTCCTCCACCACGGCAACGCCCCACGTGTCGAAACCGGTTACGTCGGGATGCTGGGCGTCCCGGACCCGACCGCCGCCGTCTTCCAGCACGACCGGGTGCCGCACCTCGGCTGGCCGGTCGCGCTGGTCGTCGCCGACACCTCCGAACAGGCGCGGGAGGCCGCCGAGGCGCTGGTCGTGCACTACGAACAGGAGCCGCACGACGTCGACTTCTCCGGCGAGCACCCCGACGCGTACCCGGTCGACAGCCACGGGCCGGCGGTGGCCGAGAAGGGCGACCTGGAGGCCGAACTCGCCGCGTCCGCCGTCGTCGTGGACGCCGAGTACACCACCCCGGAAGAGCACCACAACCCGATGGAGCCGCACGCGGCCACCGCCCGCTGGGACGGCGGCCGGCTCGAACTCGTCGACTCCAACCAGGGCACCTTCTGGGTCGCGAGCGAACTCGCGAAGATGTTCTCGCTCGACCCGGCCTCGATCCGGGTGCGCTCCGAACACGTCGGCGGCGGCTTCGGCAGCAAGGGCGTCCGCGCCCACCAGGTGGCCGCCGTGATGGCCGCGACCGAACTGCACCGCCCGGTACGGGTGATCATGACCCGTCGGCAGATGTTCTCGCTCGCCGGCTACCGCAGCCCCACCCGGCAGCGCCTGCGACTCGGTGCCGACGCCGACGGGCGGCTGCGCGCGCTGGAGCACCGCTCCCTGAGCGCCACCTCCACCGTGCACGAGTTCATCGAGTCGGCCGCCGGCCCGGCCCGGACCATGTACGACGCCGATGCCCACCACACCGCCAACCGGCTGGTACGGCTCGATGTGCCGACCCCGACCTGGATGCGTGCGCCGGGCGAGGCACCGGGGTCGTTCGCGCTGGAGTCGGCGGTCGACGAACTCGCCGAGAAGTGCGGCCTCGACCCGATCGAACTGCGTGCCCGCAACGACCCCGAGACGGGCCCGGTGTCCGGGCTGCCCTTCAGCGGACGCAACCTGATCGCCTGCTTCCGGGAAGGCGCCCGCAGGTTCGGCTGGGCGGACCGTGACCCGCGCCCCGGCCTGCGCCGCGACGGACGCTGGCTGCTCGGCACCGGCACGGCGGCCGCCTCCTTCCCGGCGGGTGCCGGTCCGTCCACGGCGGCCGTGACGGCGGAGGCGGACGGCACCTTCACCGTGCGGGTCAACGCCGCCGACATCGGCACCGGCGCCCGGACCGCGCTCACCCTGGTCGCCGCCGACGCCCTGGTGACCGCACCGGAACACGTCCGGGTGCGTATCGGCGACAGCGATCTCGGCCCCGCGTTCATCGCCGGCGGCTCGATGGGCACCCGCTCGTGGGCCTGGGCGGTCACGATCGCCGCCGAGGAACTGCGGGAGCGGCTCGCCCTCGGGGCCGACATCCCGCCCGAGGGGATCACCGTACGGTCCGACACCACGGAGGCCATCGGAGCGCTGTCCCAGAAGGAACGGCACTCCTTCGGCGCCCAGTTCGCCGAGGTCGCCGTGGACCCCGCCACCGGCGAGGTCCGGGTGCGCCGCATGCTCGGCATCTTCGCGGCCGGCCGGATCGTCAACCCGCTCACCGCCCGCAACCAGTTCGTCGGCGGCATGACCTGGGGCATCTCGATGGCCCTGCACGAGGAGGCGGTCCGCGACCAGGCCTCCGGCGGCCACTACGGCGCCGACCTCGCCGGCTACCACGTCGCCGCACACGCCGACGTCCCGGCCATCGAGGCGGACTGGATCGACGACCCGGACCCCGACGACCCGGTCGGCATCAAGGGCATCGGCGAGATCGGCATCGTGGGCGCGGCGGCGGCCGTCGCCAACGCGGTCTGGCACGCGACCGGCGTACGCCACCGGGACCTGCCGATCAGGCCCGACCGTGTCCTGCTGGCGGGCGGACATGCTTGA
- a CDS encoding cellulase family glycosylhydrolase, with translation MRTTRSTTRDNSLAGLLAGLATLVGLVVLGVLCPAVAQAQSPLTQAQSPATKATGLHISDGRLVEGNGNDFVMRGVNHAHTWYPNETQSLADVKALGANTVRVVLADGHRWTANSAADVTDVIAQCKANRLICVLEVHDTTGYGEEAAAGTLDQAADYWIGLKDVLAGQENYIIINIGNEPWGNTSPEGWTAPTIAAIQKLRGAGFQHTIMVDAPNWGQDWQGVMRANAKTVYDADTTGNLIFSIHMYSVYDTAAEITDYLNAFVDAKLPLLIGEFGGPADQWGDPDEDTMMATAQQLKLGYLAWSWSGNTDPILDLAIDFDPSRLSSWGQRIFNGVNGIAQTSKEATVFGGGNPGDTQAPTTPGTPASSAVTATSAALTWGAATDNVSVTGYDVVRVSGTSETKVASSTANSVTVTGLTAGTSYTFAVYARDAAGNRSARSATVNVTTGSAPAGTCSVGYRVVGEWQGGFQGEIAISNTGTAAISGWKLAFSFANGQTVANMWGGTATQSGGSVSVTPASYTSTISAGGSVTVGFIGTKAATNTAPTTFTLNGSACSTT, from the coding sequence GTGAGAACAACAAGAAGCACGACACGAGATAACTCCTTGGCCGGGCTGTTGGCCGGCCTCGCGACCCTCGTCGGCCTCGTCGTCCTCGGTGTTCTGTGCCCGGCCGTCGCCCAGGCGCAGTCGCCCCTCACCCAGGCGCAGTCGCCCGCGACCAAGGCCACCGGCCTCCACATCAGCGACGGCCGGCTGGTCGAAGGCAACGGCAACGACTTCGTCATGCGGGGCGTCAATCACGCCCACACCTGGTACCCGAACGAGACGCAGTCGCTGGCCGACGTCAAGGCCCTCGGCGCCAACACCGTCCGCGTCGTCCTCGCCGACGGCCACCGCTGGACCGCGAACAGCGCCGCCGACGTGACCGACGTCATCGCCCAGTGCAAGGCCAACCGGCTCATCTGCGTGCTGGAGGTGCACGACACCACCGGCTACGGCGAGGAGGCCGCCGCCGGCACGCTCGACCAGGCGGCCGACTACTGGATCGGCCTGAAGGACGTGCTGGCCGGCCAGGAGAACTACATCATCATCAACATCGGCAACGAGCCCTGGGGCAACACCAGCCCCGAGGGCTGGACCGCCCCCACGATCGCCGCGATCCAGAAGCTGCGCGGCGCCGGTTTCCAGCACACGATCATGGTGGACGCGCCCAACTGGGGCCAGGACTGGCAGGGCGTCATGCGCGCCAACGCCAAGACCGTCTACGACGCCGACACCACCGGCAACCTGATCTTCTCGATCCACATGTACAGCGTCTATGACACCGCGGCGGAGATCACCGACTATCTGAACGCCTTCGTCGACGCGAAACTGCCCCTTCTCATCGGCGAGTTCGGCGGTCCCGCCGACCAGTGGGGCGACCCCGACGAGGACACCATGATGGCCACCGCCCAACAGTTGAAGCTCGGCTACCTCGCCTGGTCCTGGAGCGGCAACACCGACCCGATCCTCGACCTGGCGATCGACTTCGACCCGAGCCGGCTGAGTTCCTGGGGCCAGCGCATCTTCAACGGCGTCAACGGCATCGCCCAGACCTCCAAGGAAGCCACGGTCTTCGGCGGCGGCAACCCGGGTGACACCCAGGCCCCGACGACTCCCGGCACCCCGGCCTCCTCCGCAGTGACGGCCACCTCCGCAGCCCTCACCTGGGGCGCCGCCACCGACAACGTCTCAGTCACCGGCTACGACGTCGTCAGGGTCAGCGGCACCTCGGAGACCAAGGTCGCCTCCTCGACCGCCAACTCCGTGACCGTGACCGGACTCACCGCCGGCACCTCGTACACCTTCGCCGTCTACGCCCGGGACGCGGCCGGCAACCGGTCGGCCCGCTCCGCCACGGTGAACGTGACCACCGGGAGCGCCCCCGCCGGGACCTGTTCCGTCGGCTACCGCGTCGTCGGCGAATGGCAGGGCGGTTTCCAGGGCGAGATCGCGATCAGCAACACCGGCACCGCCGCCATCAGCGGCTGGAAGCTCGCCTTCTCCTTCGCCAACGGCCAGACCGTCGCCAACATGTGGGGCGGGACCGCCACCCAGAGCGGTGGCTCGGTGAGCGTGACCCCCGCCTCCTACACGTCCACCATCTCCGCGGGCGGCTCGGTCACCGTCGGATTCATCGGCACCAAGGCCGCGACCAACACGGCCCCGACCACCTTCACCCTCAACGGCAGCGCCTGCTCCACCACCTGA
- a CDS encoding xanthine dehydrogenase family protein subunit M produces the protein MKEFDYRRAHDVSGALALLDADPEARFLGGGTNLVDLMKTGVERPARLVDVRELPLDQIEVTADGGLRIGATVTNSDLAAHPDVRRRYPALTQAVLAGASGQLRNMATVGGNLLQRTRCGYFADLAKPCNKRVPGSGCPAIAGEHHNHAVLGASEHCVATHPSDMGVALAAFDAVVCYETADGPGELPLADFYLPVGDTPHRETALPAGALITGVTLPPAPVAAHSRYRKVRERASYAFAIGSIAAALDVHDGVVREVRLAFGAVASRPWRARTAERVLTGAPADAETFAAAADAELAAAKPLPHNGYKVTLMRNLVVAVLTELAEEAAR, from the coding sequence ATGAAGGAGTTCGACTACCGGCGCGCGCACGACGTCTCCGGCGCCCTCGCCCTGCTCGACGCCGACCCGGAAGCCCGCTTCCTCGGCGGCGGCACCAACCTCGTCGACCTGATGAAGACCGGCGTGGAACGTCCCGCCCGGCTCGTCGACGTCCGCGAACTCCCCCTGGACCAGATCGAGGTGACCGCGGACGGCGGCCTGCGCATCGGCGCGACCGTCACCAACAGTGACCTCGCCGCCCACCCCGACGTCCGCCGCCGCTACCCGGCGTTGACGCAGGCGGTCCTGGCCGGCGCCTCCGGGCAACTGCGGAACATGGCCACCGTCGGCGGCAACCTGCTCCAGCGCACCCGCTGCGGCTACTTCGCCGACCTGGCCAAGCCCTGCAACAAGCGCGTCCCCGGCAGCGGTTGCCCCGCCATCGCCGGCGAGCACCACAACCACGCCGTCCTGGGCGCCTCCGAGCACTGCGTGGCCACCCACCCCTCGGACATGGGCGTGGCGCTCGCGGCCTTCGACGCCGTCGTCTGCTACGAAACGGCGGACGGGCCCGGAGAGTTGCCGCTCGCCGACTTCTATCTGCCCGTCGGCGACACCCCGCATCGGGAGACGGCCCTGCCGGCGGGCGCGCTCATCACCGGCGTCACCCTGCCGCCCGCCCCGGTGGCCGCCCACTCGCGCTACCGCAAGGTGCGCGAGCGTGCCTCGTACGCCTTCGCCATCGGGTCGATCGCCGCCGCCCTCGACGTGCACGACGGTGTCGTACGCGAGGTGCGCCTCGCGTTCGGAGCCGTCGCCTCCCGGCCGTGGCGCGCCCGGACGGCCGAACGGGTCCTGACCGGTGCTCCGGCCGACGCCGAGACCTTCGCCGCCGCGGCGGACGCCGAACTGGCCGCCGCGAAGCCGCTGCCGCACAACGGATACAAGGTGACCCTCATGCGCAACCTTGTGGTGGCCGTCCTGACCGAACTCGCCGAGGAGGCCGCACGATGA
- a CDS encoding XdhC family protein, which produces MLDIAEELHRWAEEGREFAVATVVAVGGSAPRGPGAALAVDGEGTVIGSVSGGCVEGAVYDLCERALHTGETVLERFGYSDEDAFAVGLTCGGVIDILVTPVRADAPARPVFRSALSAAAGGASTAVARVVRGPAELLGTALVVRPDGSYEGGLGGPAALDATAAAEARALLDVGRTGTLDLSASAARWGSPRTESGGGSRCPGGLTLLVESSVPAPRMIVFGAIDFAAALVRAGKFLGYHVTVCDARPVFATRARFPEADDIVIDWPHRYLRGTATDARTVLCVLTHDAKFDVPLLTEALRLPVAYVGAMGSRRTHLDRERRLREVGLTERELARLRSPIGLDLGARTPEETALSIAAEIVAVRRGGTGAPLTGSGTPIHRAEPTGPASPVGATRTRTARGRGRAVERAAPR; this is translated from the coding sequence ATGCTTGACATCGCCGAAGAGCTGCACCGCTGGGCCGAGGAGGGGCGAGAGTTCGCCGTGGCCACCGTGGTGGCCGTCGGCGGCAGCGCCCCGCGCGGCCCCGGCGCTGCCCTCGCCGTCGACGGCGAGGGCACGGTGATCGGTTCGGTCTCCGGAGGCTGTGTGGAGGGCGCGGTCTACGACCTGTGCGAGCGCGCTCTCCACACCGGCGAGACGGTCCTCGAACGGTTCGGCTACAGCGACGAGGACGCCTTCGCGGTGGGCCTGACCTGTGGCGGGGTCATCGACATCCTGGTCACACCGGTCCGCGCGGACGCCCCCGCGCGGCCGGTGTTCCGGTCCGCGCTGTCGGCCGCCGCCGGGGGTGCGTCGACGGCCGTCGCCCGAGTGGTACGAGGCCCCGCCGAACTCCTCGGCACGGCCCTGGTGGTGCGCCCCGACGGGTCCTACGAGGGCGGACTCGGCGGCCCCGCGGCACTGGACGCGACGGCCGCCGCCGAGGCCCGGGCCCTGCTGGACGTCGGCCGCACCGGCACCCTTGACCTGTCGGCGAGCGCAGCGAGATGGGGGTCCCCCCGGACGGAGTCCGGGGGAGGCTCGCGTTGCCCCGGAGGCCTGACCCTGCTCGTCGAGTCGAGCGTGCCGGCGCCCCGCATGATCGTCTTCGGCGCGATCGACTTCGCCGCGGCGCTCGTGCGTGCCGGGAAGTTCCTCGGCTACCACGTGACCGTGTGCGACGCCCGGCCCGTATTCGCCACCCGGGCCCGCTTCCCCGAGGCCGACGACATCGTGATCGACTGGCCGCACCGCTATCTGCGGGGCACCGCGACCGACGCGCGCACGGTGCTGTGCGTGCTCACCCACGACGCCAAGTTCGACGTGCCCCTGCTCACGGAGGCCCTGCGGCTGCCGGTCGCCTACGTCGGCGCGATGGGCTCCCGCCGCACCCACCTCGACCGGGAGCGTCGGCTGCGCGAAGTCGGCCTGACCGAACGGGAGTTGGCCCGGCTGCGGTCGCCGATCGGCCTCGACCTGGGCGCCCGTACGCCGGAGGAGACCGCGCTGTCCATCGCGGCGGAGATCGTCGCGGTCCGGCGCGGCGGTACCGGCGCACCACTGACCGGCTCGGGAACGCCGATCCACCGTGCCGAGCCGACCGGTCCGGCGTCGCCGGTCGGCGCGACGCGGACCCGGACGGCACGGGGACGAGGCCGAGCCGTCGAGCGCGCAGCACCGCGCTGA
- a CDS encoding pyruvate carboxylase, which yields MLRKVLVANRGEIAIRAFRAGYEVGARTVAVFPYEDRNSLHRLKADEAYEIGEPGHPVRAYLSVDEIIRAARQAGADAVYPGYGFLSENPELARACEEAGITFVGPSAQILELTGNKARAVAAARAAGVPVLGSSAPSSDVDELVRAADDIGFPVFVKAVAGGGGRGMRRVEEPAQLRESIEAAAREAASAFGDATVFLEKAVVEPRHIEVQILADGQGNVIHLFERDCSVQRRHQKVIELAPAPNLDPDLRDRICADAVRFAREIGYRNAGTVEFLLDREGNHVFIEMNPRIQVEHTVTEEVTDVDLVQAQLRIAAGETLADLGLSQETVTLHGAALQCRITTEDPANGFRPDTGRISAYRSPGGSGIRLDGGTTHAGTEISAHFDSMLVKLSCRGRDFTTAVNRARRAVAEFRIRGVATNIPFLQAVLDDPDFQAGRVTTSFIEQRPHLLTSRHSADRGTKLLTYLADVTVNKPHGERPDLIDPSSKLPRIADTEPAAGSKQKLTELGPEGFARWLRESPTIGVTDTTFRDAHQSLLATRVRTKDMLAVAPVVARTLPELLSLECWGGATYDVALRFLAEDPWERLVALREAVPNICLQMLLRGRNTVGYTPYPTEVTDAFVEEAAHTGIDIFRIFDALNDVGQMRPAIDAVRATGTSIAEVALCYTSDLSDPNERIYTLDYYLRLAEQIVDAGAHVLAVKDMAGLLRAPAAAKLVSALRREFDLPVHLHTHDTSGGQLATYLAAVQAGADAVDGAVASMAGTTSQPSLSAIVAATDHSERPTGLDLRAVGDLEPYWESVRRIYAPFEAGLASPTGRVYDHEIPGGQLSNLRTQAVALGLGDRFEDIEAMYTAADRILGHLVKVTPSSKVVGDLALHLVGAGVTPDEFEATPDKFDIPDSVIGFLRGELGTPPGGWPEPFRSKALQGRADAKPVPELTAEDRTGLEKDRRATLNRLLFPGPTREYETHRDTYGDTSLLDSKDFFYGLRPGKEYAVDLEPGVRLLIALEAVGEADERGLRTVMSTLNGQLRPIQVRDTAASSDIPTTEKADRANPGHVPAPFAGVVTLTVAEGDEVDAGATVATIEAMKMEAAITAPKAGRVSRLAINKIQQVEGGDLLVEIA from the coding sequence ATGCTCCGCAAGGTACTGGTCGCCAACCGTGGTGAGATCGCGATTCGCGCTTTCCGCGCCGGATACGAGGTGGGCGCGCGGACCGTCGCCGTCTTCCCGTACGAGGACCGCAACTCGCTGCACCGGCTCAAGGCCGACGAGGCCTACGAGATCGGTGAACCGGGGCATCCCGTACGGGCCTACCTCTCCGTCGACGAGATCATCCGTGCCGCCCGCCAGGCCGGCGCCGACGCCGTCTACCCGGGTTACGGCTTCCTGTCCGAGAACCCCGAACTCGCGCGCGCCTGCGAGGAGGCGGGCATCACCTTCGTCGGGCCGAGCGCGCAGATCCTGGAGCTGACGGGCAACAAGGCGCGCGCGGTGGCCGCGGCCCGCGCGGCCGGTGTCCCGGTCCTGGGCTCCTCGGCGCCCTCCAGCGACGTGGACGAGCTGGTCCGGGCCGCCGACGACATCGGCTTCCCGGTGTTCGTGAAGGCGGTCGCCGGTGGTGGCGGGCGCGGTATGCGCCGTGTCGAGGAGCCCGCGCAGCTGCGGGAGTCCATCGAGGCGGCGGCCCGCGAGGCGGCGTCCGCGTTCGGTGACGCCACCGTCTTCCTGGAGAAGGCGGTCGTCGAGCCCCGGCACATCGAGGTGCAGATCCTCGCCGACGGCCAGGGCAACGTCATCCACCTCTTCGAGCGGGACTGCTCGGTGCAGCGCCGCCACCAGAAGGTGATCGAGCTCGCGCCCGCGCCCAACCTCGACCCGGATCTGCGCGACCGGATCTGCGCCGACGCCGTGCGGTTCGCCCGGGAGATCGGCTACCGCAACGCGGGCACCGTGGAGTTCCTGCTCGACCGCGAGGGCAACCACGTCTTCATCGAGATGAACCCCCGCATCCAGGTCGAGCACACGGTCACCGAGGAGGTCACCGACGTCGACCTCGTCCAGGCGCAGTTGCGCATCGCGGCCGGCGAGACCCTGGCCGACCTCGGACTCTCGCAGGAGACGGTCACCCTGCACGGCGCCGCCCTCCAGTGCCGGATCACCACCGAGGACCCCGCCAACGGCTTCCGCCCGGACACCGGCCGGATCAGCGCGTACCGCTCGCCCGGCGGCTCGGGCATCCGCCTCGACGGCGGCACCACCCACGCCGGTACGGAGATCAGCGCGCACTTCGACTCGATGCTGGTGAAACTCAGCTGCCGGGGCCGGGACTTCACCACCGCGGTCAACCGTGCCCGGCGTGCCGTGGCCGAGTTCCGCATCCGCGGCGTGGCCACCAACATCCCGTTCCTCCAGGCCGTCCTCGACGACCCGGACTTCCAGGCGGGCCGGGTCACCACGTCGTTCATCGAGCAGCGACCCCATCTGCTCACCTCCCGGCACTCCGCCGACCGCGGCACCAAGCTGCTCACCTATCTGGCCGACGTGACGGTGAACAAGCCGCACGGCGAGCGGCCCGACCTGATCGACCCGAGCAGCAAACTCCCGCGGATCGCCGACACCGAGCCCGCCGCCGGTTCGAAACAGAAGCTCACCGAACTCGGGCCCGAGGGCTTCGCCCGCTGGCTGCGCGAGTCGCCGACCATCGGCGTCACCGACACCACCTTCCGGGACGCCCACCAGTCGCTGCTTGCCACCCGGGTCCGTACGAAGGACATGCTCGCCGTCGCCCCGGTCGTCGCACGCACCCTGCCCGAACTGCTCTCCCTGGAGTGCTGGGGCGGCGCCACCTACGACGTCGCCCTCCGCTTCCTCGCCGAGGACCCGTGGGAGCGCCTGGTCGCCCTGCGCGAGGCCGTCCCGAACATCTGCCTGCAGATGCTGCTGCGCGGCCGCAACACCGTGGGCTACACGCCGTACCCCACCGAGGTGACCGACGCCTTCGTGGAGGAGGCCGCGCACACCGGCATCGACATCTTCCGGATCTTCGACGCGCTCAACGACGTCGGCCAGATGCGCCCCGCCATCGACGCCGTACGCGCCACCGGAACGTCGATCGCCGAGGTCGCCCTCTGCTACACCTCCGACCTGTCCGACCCGAACGAGCGGATCTACACCCTCGACTACTACCTCCGCCTGGCCGAGCAGATCGTGGACGCGGGCGCCCACGTCCTCGCCGTCAAGGACATGGCGGGCCTGCTCCGCGCCCCGGCCGCCGCGAAGCTGGTCTCCGCCCTGCGCCGCGAGTTCGACCTGCCGGTGCACCTGCACACCCACGACACGTCGGGCGGTCAGCTCGCCACCTACCTGGCCGCCGTCCAGGCCGGCGCGGACGCGGTGGACGGGGCGGTGGCGTCCATGGCGGGCACCACCTCCCAGCCGTCGCTGTCGGCGATCGTGGCCGCGACCGACCACTCCGAGCGGCCCACCGGACTGGACCTGAGGGCCGTCGGAGACCTGGAGCCGTACTGGGAGAGCGTCCGCAGGATCTACGCCCCCTTCGAGGCGGGCCTCGCCTCGCCCACCGGCCGCGTCTACGACCACGAGATCCCCGGCGGCCAGCTGTCCAACCTGCGCACCCAGGCGGTCGCGCTGGGCCTCGGCGACCGCTTCGAGGACATCGAGGCGATGTACACCGCCGCCGACCGCATCCTCGGCCACCTCGTGAAGGTCACCCCCTCCTCCAAGGTGGTCGGCGACCTCGCCCTGCACCTCGTCGGCGCCGGAGTGACACCCGACGAGTTCGAGGCGACACCCGACAAGTTCGACATCCCGGACTCCGTCATCGGGTTCCTGCGCGGCGAGCTGGGCACCCCGCCCGGCGGCTGGCCGGAGCCGTTCCGCAGCAAGGCGCTCCAGGGCCGCGCCGACGCCAAGCCCGTACCGGAACTGACCGCCGAGGACCGCACCGGCCTGGAGAAGGACCGGCGCGCCACACTCAACCGGCTGCTGTTCCCCGGCCCGACGCGCGAGTACGAGACCCACCGTGACACCTACGGCGACACCAGCCTGCTGGACAGCAAGGACTTCTTCTACGGCCTCAGGCCCGGGAAGGAGTACGCCGTCGACCTCGAACCGGGTGTCCGGCTCCTGATCGCGCTGGAAGCCGTAGGCGAGGCCGACGAGCGCGGCTTGCGGACCGTGATGTCCACCCTGAACGGTCAACTGCGGCCGATCCAGGTGCGCGACACCGCGGCCTCCTCCGACATCCCCACCACCGAGAAGGCCGACCGCGCCAACCCCGGTCATGTCCCCGCGCCCTTCGCCGGAGTGGTGACCCTCACGGTCGCCGAGGGCGACGAGGTCGACGCCGGGGCCACCGTCGCGACCATCGAGGCGATGAAGATGGAGGCCGCGATCACCGCCCCCAAGGCCGGACGGGTCTCCCGGCTGGCGATCAACAAGATCCAGCAGGTGGAGGGCGGCGACCTGCTCGTCGAAATCGCCTGA